The proteins below are encoded in one region of Winogradskyella helgolandensis:
- a CDS encoding peptidylprolyl isomerase: MIKQALTAFVVLLVLANISCQERYSDLENGIYAEFVTSKDTMVAKLFFEKAPVTVANFVALAEGNHPLVKEELKGKPFYDGLTFHRVMNNFMIQGGDPTASGTGDPGYKFEDELVPEYKHDKIGMLSMANSGVNSNGSQFFITEKVTPWLDGYDENGNLKDCSNPRVACHAVFGELVKGLPVLDSISNVKVAPGSNKPLEDVVITKLNIIRIGSVAKKFDAPKVFTEELPKIKERAAAAKLEAAAKAEEAKAEAKAKADVAKTEFLKKNEELTGRKIESPTGMAMIFTHESNGVKPNATQRVNIDCAGYLENGDLFWTTLKDVAEKNGKYDERQDKAGRYAPFDMPYNETAGLIAGFREAMLNMKIGDKARVFIPYYLGYGERGNPPVIPANANLVFDIELVGIK; this comes from the coding sequence ATGATTAAACAAGCACTTACAGCATTCGTTGTACTATTAGTATTAGCAAACATTTCTTGCCAAGAACGCTATTCTGATTTAGAAAATGGGATTTATGCCGAATTTGTAACCTCAAAAGATACTATGGTTGCTAAACTCTTTTTTGAGAAAGCACCGGTAACAGTAGCTAATTTTGTGGCTTTAGCCGAAGGAAACCATCCTTTAGTAAAAGAAGAACTTAAAGGAAAACCTTTTTATGATGGCTTAACGTTTCATCGGGTAATGAACAACTTTATGATTCAAGGAGGTGATCCAACAGCATCAGGTACTGGTGATCCTGGATATAAATTTGAAGACGAATTAGTTCCTGAATATAAACATGATAAGATAGGTATGTTATCTATGGCAAACTCTGGTGTAAACTCTAATGGAAGTCAATTTTTTATCACAGAAAAAGTAACTCCATGGTTAGATGGTTACGACGAAAACGGCAATTTAAAAGATTGTTCTAATCCTAGAGTGGCATGCCACGCTGTTTTTGGAGAATTAGTAAAAGGATTACCTGTACTCGATTCTATTTCTAATGTAAAAGTGGCACCTGGATCTAACAAACCATTGGAAGATGTTGTAATTACTAAATTAAATATTATACGCATTGGATCGGTAGCTAAGAAATTTGATGCTCCTAAAGTATTTACAGAAGAACTTCCAAAAATTAAAGAACGAGCTGCTGCTGCAAAACTTGAAGCTGCAGCAAAAGCAGAAGAAGCTAAGGCAGAAGCGAAAGCAAAAGCTGATGTCGCAAAAACTGAATTCTTAAAAAAGAACGAAGAGTTAACAGGTCGTAAAATTGAATCTCCAACAGGCATGGCAATGATATTTACACACGAAAGTAATGGTGTAAAACCAAATGCTACACAACGTGTTAATATTGATTGTGCTGGTTATTTAGAAAACGGTGATCTTTTCTGGACCACCTTAAAGGATGTTGCAGAGAAAAATGGCAAATACGACGAAAGACAAGATAAAGCTGGTCGTTATGCTCCTTTTGATATGCCATACAATGAAACCGCTGGTTTAATTGCTGGTTTTAGAGAAGCGATGTTAAACATGAAAATTGGTGACAAAGCTAGAGTATTCATACCTTACTATTTAGGCTATGGAGAACGCGGAAATCCTCCAGTAATTCCTGCAAATGCCAACCTTGTCTTTGACATTGAATTGGTAGGTATAAAATAA
- a CDS encoding DHH family phosphoesterase has protein sequence MIKDQIPEIKVLLSAPKNIVIVPHRNPDGDAMGSTLALYHYLKLYNHNAVVIAPNDYPDFLKWLPGDDTVLKFETHLNDTSTLINKADLIFTLDFNAFHRAGHQMAEVLEASKAIKIMIDHHQQPDDYAKYTYSDVSMSSTCEMVYNFIEMLGDDAKINATIATCLYVGIMTDTGSFRFPATTSRTHYVIGNLIEKGADNSQIHNNTFDTNSYSRLQLLGRAMQNLKVIPELRTAYITLSQAELDQFNFKKGDTEGFVNYALSLKDIIFAAIFIESQQDQIIKISLRSKGAFSVNEFSRAHFNGGGHTNAAGGRSDDDMQTTINNFISILPQYKQDLSQ, from the coding sequence ATGATTAAAGACCAAATTCCAGAAATAAAAGTACTCTTAAGCGCACCAAAGAACATCGTTATTGTTCCACATAGAAATCCAGATGGCGATGCCATGGGTTCAACATTAGCCTTGTACCACTATCTAAAACTCTACAATCACAATGCAGTCGTCATTGCTCCTAATGATTATCCGGATTTTTTAAAATGGTTACCGGGAGACGACACTGTTTTAAAGTTTGAAACTCATCTAAATGACACTTCGACACTTATAAATAAGGCCGACCTTATTTTTACGCTCGATTTTAATGCGTTTCATCGCGCAGGACATCAAATGGCTGAAGTTTTAGAAGCCTCTAAAGCGATTAAAATAATGATAGATCATCACCAACAACCAGATGATTATGCCAAATACACCTATTCGGATGTCAGCATGTCTTCAACTTGTGAAATGGTTTATAATTTCATTGAAATGCTTGGTGATGATGCTAAAATTAATGCCACTATAGCAACCTGTCTTTATGTTGGCATTATGACAGACACTGGATCTTTCCGTTTTCCGGCAACTACGAGTAGAACGCATTACGTTATCGGAAACCTTATTGAAAAAGGAGCTGATAATTCTCAAATTCATAATAACACATTCGATACTAACAGTTATAGCCGTTTACAATTATTAGGAAGAGCCATGCAGAATTTAAAGGTAATTCCCGAGTTAAGAACGGCTTATATTACGTTGTCTCAGGCAGAATTGGATCAATTCAACTTTAAAAAAGGAGATACAGAAGGCTTTGTTAATTATGCATTATCATTAAAAGATATTATTTTTGCAGCTATCTTTATTGAAAGTCAGCAAGATCAAATTATAAAGATATCATTACGTAGTAAAGGAGCGTTTTCGGTGAATGAATTTTCGAGAGCACATTTTAACGGAGGAGGTCATACCAATGCCGCTGGAGGACGTAGTGATGATGACATGCAAACCACAATAAATAATTTTATTAGTATATTACCGCAGTATAAACAAGATTTGTCCCAATGA
- a CDS encoding DUF3810 domain-containing protein translates to MLKNKKLILVVFFGVQLLLLSQLKHYPEFVEQFYSNGLYVFISKLMRYTFGWLPFSVGDLFYTLAGIYLIRWLIVYRKRIFKDTINWLLDIGATLSVAYFAFHMLWAFNYYRQPLNKSLQLEADYTTEQLVTFTEQLIQKSNSLQLQLAKNDTIKVEIPYTKSEIFDKIKDGYQNLSKVYPHLEYHPKSIKKSIYSLPLTYMGFSGYLNPFTNEAQVNGLISTYKFPTTSCHEAAHQLGYAAENEANFIGSLAAIHNDDIYFKYSGYTFALRYCLAEVFKRDTELYDTMILKANIGILKNYQEVREFWESYENPIEPVFEKTFDSFLKANNQSAGMKSYSYVVALLVNYYEDKAL, encoded by the coding sequence ATGCTTAAAAACAAAAAATTAATCCTAGTTGTTTTCTTCGGAGTTCAATTGCTTTTATTATCGCAATTAAAGCATTACCCTGAATTTGTTGAGCAATTTTACAGCAACGGACTTTACGTTTTTATTTCAAAATTAATGCGCTATACATTTGGATGGTTACCATTTTCTGTTGGAGACCTCTTTTATACTTTAGCAGGAATCTACCTCATCAGATGGCTTATAGTATATAGAAAACGTATTTTTAAAGACACCATAAACTGGTTATTAGATATTGGAGCCACATTGTCTGTAGCCTATTTTGCTTTTCACATGCTTTGGGCTTTTAATTATTACAGACAACCACTTAATAAATCATTGCAACTTGAGGCGGATTACACCACAGAACAACTGGTGACATTTACCGAACAACTGATTCAGAAATCAAATAGTTTACAGCTACAATTAGCAAAGAATGATACCATAAAAGTTGAAATACCTTATACCAAGTCTGAAATATTTGATAAAATAAAAGATGGTTATCAAAACCTTTCAAAAGTATATCCTCACTTAGAATACCACCCAAAAAGTATCAAAAAATCTATTTACAGTCTCCCCTTAACTTATATGGGATTTTCGGGTTATTTAAATCCGTTTACTAATGAAGCTCAGGTCAACGGTTTAATTTCTACCTATAAATTTCCAACAACATCTTGCCATGAAGCCGCTCATCAATTGGGCTATGCCGCTGAAAACGAAGCTAATTTTATTGGAAGTTTAGCAGCGATTCATAATGATGATATTTACTTTAAATATTCGGGTTATACGTTTGCGCTTCGCTACTGTTTAGCAGAAGTATTTAAACGCGATACAGAACTTTATGATACCATGATTTTAAAGGCAAATATAGGCATCCTAAAAAATTATCAAGAGGTACGAGAATTTTGGGAATCCTACGAAAACCCAATAGAACCTGTATTTGAAAAAACCTTTGATAGTTTCTTAAAAGCGAATAATCAATCTGCTGGCATGAAAAGTTACAGTTATGTTGTAGCGCTTTTAGTTAATTACTATGAGGATAAAGCATTATAA
- a CDS encoding TetR/AcrR family transcriptional regulator yields MQQELKSEITKQHIIHEAFHLFYKNGFKSTSVNDVMKATKMTKGAFYHHYKSKHQLGLEVIKLKVQKRVYDGMILPLSEPGNAMEILENTFLNRIKSFPLYDKEHGCPMNNFINEIGNYETSYQLALKNIVENWKAALITLIEKGKTQNTIKKEISSEAVAIYLISAFEGVRGLRKLYDNDVILDHYVSGLSVYLNQLKL; encoded by the coding sequence ATGCAGCAAGAATTAAAATCCGAAATCACAAAACAGCACATTATACATGAAGCGTTTCATCTGTTTTATAAAAACGGATTTAAATCAACAAGCGTAAATGATGTGATGAAGGCTACAAAAATGACTAAAGGCGCATTTTATCATCACTACAAAAGCAAACATCAACTTGGGTTAGAAGTCATTAAATTAAAAGTTCAGAAACGTGTTTATGACGGTATGATTCTACCTTTAAGTGAGCCTGGTAATGCCATGGAAATTTTAGAAAACACCTTTTTAAACAGAATTAAATCCTTTCCGCTTTACGATAAAGAACATGGTTGTCCAATGAATAACTTTATTAATGAAATTGGCAATTATGAAACTAGCTACCAATTAGCTTTAAAAAATATTGTAGAAAACTGGAAAGCAGCACTCATCACACTTATTGAAAAAGGTAAAACCCAAAACACTATAAAAAAGGAAATCTCAAGTGAAGCCGTAGCTATTTATTTAATTAGTGCTTTTGAAGGCGTTAGAGGACTTCGGAAGTTATATGATAATGATGTGATTTTAGATCATTATGTTTCTGGCTTATCCGTTTACTTGAATCAATTAAAGTTATAA
- a CDS encoding SDR family oxidoreductase produces the protein MKLHNKVIIITGSSKGIGQEIAFLLAENGAKVIVNHSNSESEANKTVEQITKNGGTALAIKADVSQKDEVTNLFDKTIEAFGKVDVLINNAGIMYNKFLKDNTQDEFTKLFDVNVRGIFNTLQEADSKLADNGIIINFSSSTAKLMFPKYALYSATKAAVEQITKVFSKEIGRGISVNAIAPGATATELFLNGKSQETIDKLSSMNAFNRLAEPIDIARVVLFLASDDSKWISGQVIGANGALV, from the coding sequence ATGAAACTGCACAACAAAGTCATTATAATCACCGGATCATCAAAAGGAATAGGACAAGAAATTGCCTTTCTCTTAGCTGAAAATGGTGCCAAAGTCATTGTCAACCATTCTAATAGTGAAAGTGAAGCAAATAAAACCGTAGAGCAAATCACTAAAAATGGTGGTACAGCATTAGCAATTAAGGCTGATGTTAGTCAAAAGGATGAAGTCACCAATCTATTTGATAAAACAATAGAAGCTTTTGGTAAAGTAGATGTCCTCATAAATAATGCCGGCATTATGTATAATAAATTTTTAAAGGATAACACTCAAGACGAATTTACGAAGTTATTTGATGTCAATGTCAGAGGTATTTTTAATACACTTCAAGAGGCAGACAGCAAACTAGCGGACAACGGCATTATTATTAACTTTTCCTCAAGTACAGCCAAATTAATGTTTCCTAAATATGCTTTATATTCAGCCACAAAAGCGGCTGTAGAGCAAATAACGAAAGTTTTTTCTAAGGAAATAGGAAGAGGTATTTCTGTGAACGCAATTGCGCCAGGAGCAACAGCTACAGAGTTATTTTTAAATGGAAAATCACAGGAAACAATTGATAAGTTGAGTTCTATGAACGCCTTTAACCGATTAGCAGAACCAATTGATATTGCAAGAGTGGTTTTGTTCTTAGCGAGTGATGATTCAAAATGGATTTCAGGTCAAGTTATAGGAGCAAATGGTGCTTTAGTTTAG
- a CDS encoding nucleoside-diphosphate kinase: MATNRTFTMLKPDAVEKGHIGAILEKISASGFRIVAMKLTQMTSADAEEFYAIHNERPFFGELVEYMTRGPIVAAVLEKENAVEDFRTLIGATNPADAAEGTIRKMFAASIGENAVHGSDSDENAAIESAFHFAGRDMF; this comes from the coding sequence ATGGCAACTAACAGAACATTTACAATGTTAAAGCCTGATGCTGTTGAAAAAGGACACATTGGCGCAATATTAGAAAAGATTTCAGCTTCAGGATTTAGAATTGTAGCAATGAAATTAACACAAATGACTTCAGCAGATGCTGAGGAATTTTATGCAATACACAACGAACGTCCATTTTTTGGAGAGTTAGTAGAATATATGACTCGTGGTCCTATTGTAGCAGCTGTTTTAGAAAAAGAAAATGCAGTTGAAGATTTTAGAACTTTAATTGGTGCAACTAATCCTGCTGATGCAGCGGAAGGTACTATCCGTAAAATGTTTGCAGCTTCAATTGGAGAAAATGCAGTTCATGGAAGTGATAGTGATGAGAATGCAGCTATTGAAAGCGCTTTCCATTTTGCTGGAAGAGATATGTTTTAA
- a CDS encoding aminoacyl-histidine dipeptidase has product MSSEIRALEPKQLWNKFADLNAVPRPSKKEERVIQFMKDFGNNLGLETIEDEVGNVIIRKPASKGMEDRKAIVMQSHLDMVHQKNNDTVFNFDEQGIDMHIEGDWVKANGTTLGADNGLGVATIMAILESDTIAHPALEALFTIDEETGMTGAKGLKGGLLHGAILLNLDTEEDDEIGVGCAGGVDVTATRDYNEEETPEFKIGYTITVKGLQGGHSGMQIHEGLGNANKLMNRLLFDGFENFGLRISEIDGGSLRNAIPRESNAIVVIDAVHEDAFEAEMKEFSETLKVEFKTMEPDLEIVVSKTETPETIMDLGVQEGLTRALHAAWNGVYRMSPDIKDLVETSNNIARVIVKDGAIKIGCLTRSSVESTKLDLANTLRAVFELTGCEVEFSGDYPGWAPNMDSDILKVMVPIYERLNNGEKPHVAACHAGLECGILGTNYPDMDMISFGPNIKGAHSPDERAQISSAQKYWEFVLEILKNIPKA; this is encoded by the coding sequence ATGAGTTCAGAAATAAGAGCCTTAGAGCCAAAACAACTATGGAATAAATTTGCAGATTTAAATGCTGTACCACGACCTTCAAAAAAGGAAGAACGTGTGATTCAATTTATGAAAGATTTCGGGAATAATTTAGGTTTAGAAACGATAGAAGATGAGGTTGGGAATGTTATTATCCGCAAACCAGCATCAAAAGGGATGGAAGACCGTAAGGCCATTGTAATGCAATCGCATTTAGATATGGTACATCAAAAAAACAACGATACTGTTTTTAATTTTGATGAACAAGGTATTGACATGCATATTGAAGGGGATTGGGTAAAAGCAAATGGTACAACGCTTGGAGCAGATAATGGCTTAGGAGTTGCTACAATCATGGCAATTTTAGAAAGTGATACGATTGCACATCCTGCGTTAGAAGCACTTTTTACAATTGATGAAGAAACCGGAATGACAGGTGCAAAAGGTTTAAAAGGAGGCTTGCTTCATGGCGCTATTCTTTTGAATTTAGACACGGAAGAAGATGATGAAATCGGAGTTGGTTGTGCAGGTGGAGTTGATGTGACGGCAACTCGCGATTATAATGAAGAAGAAACACCGGAATTTAAAATTGGTTATACCATTACTGTAAAAGGTTTACAGGGAGGGCATTCAGGCATGCAAATCCATGAAGGCTTAGGGAATGCCAATAAATTAATGAACCGTTTATTATTTGATGGTTTTGAGAATTTTGGACTTCGTATTTCTGAAATTGATGGAGGAAGTTTACGAAATGCTATCCCTAGAGAAAGTAATGCAATAGTTGTTATTGATGCGGTGCATGAAGACGCTTTTGAAGCTGAAATGAAAGAATTTTCTGAAACGCTTAAAGTTGAATTTAAAACTATGGAACCAGATTTAGAAATAGTAGTTTCTAAAACTGAGACTCCAGAGACAATTATGGATTTAGGTGTGCAAGAAGGTTTAACGAGAGCTTTGCATGCGGCTTGGAATGGTGTTTACAGAATGAGTCCAGATATTAAGGATTTAGTAGAAACGTCTAATAATATAGCTAGAGTTATTGTGAAAGATGGTGCTATTAAAATTGGCTGTTTAACGCGTAGTTCTGTAGAAAGTACAAAACTAGACTTAGCTAATACGTTACGTGCTGTTTTTGAGCTTACAGGATGTGAGGTTGAGTTTTCTGGTGATTATCCTGGTTGGGCACCAAATATGGATTCAGATATTTTAAAAGTTATGGTGCCTATTTATGAGCGTTTAAATAATGGTGAAAAACCTCATGTTGCCGCTTGCCATGCAGGTTTGGAATGTGGGATTCTAGGAACTAACTACCCAGATATGGATATGATTAGTTTTGGACCAAATATTAAAGGGGCTCACTCTCCCGATGAACGTGCTCAGATTTCTTCAGCACAGAAGTATTGGGAATTTGTATTAGAGATATTGAAGAATATTCCTAAAGCTTAA
- a CDS encoding class I SAM-dependent methyltransferase, producing the protein MDKYDETFETWNNIASIYQDKFMDIAVYNDTYNYICDSTPPNAKLLEIGCGPGNITKYLLTKRPNFDILGIDIAPNMIEFAKKNNPTANFAVMDSRDIHILSTKYDGIIGGFCIPYLSQNESNDLISNAYHLLNENGLIYLSFVEGDPEQSHFKESHLGRVYFQYYKLEDLVAQLKLSNFNNIKTFKIKYKTSESEFDIHTVLTAKKNVIA; encoded by the coding sequence ATGGACAAGTACGACGAAACATTCGAAACCTGGAATAATATTGCATCTATTTATCAAGATAAATTTATGGATATAGCCGTATATAATGACACTTATAACTATATCTGCGACTCCACTCCACCCAACGCAAAGCTCCTAGAGATTGGTTGTGGGCCAGGAAACATCACAAAATACCTTTTGACTAAAAGACCTAACTTCGATATTCTTGGAATTGACATTGCTCCAAATATGATTGAATTTGCTAAAAAGAATAACCCAACGGCAAATTTTGCCGTTATGGACAGCCGAGATATCCATATACTTTCTACTAAATATGATGGAATTATTGGTGGCTTTTGTATACCGTATTTATCACAAAATGAGAGTAACGACCTAATTTCTAACGCATATCATCTATTAAACGAAAATGGCTTAATTTATTTAAGTTTTGTTGAAGGTGACCCAGAACAATCTCATTTTAAAGAAAGTCATTTGGGTAGAGTTTATTTTCAGTATTACAAATTAGAAGACTTAGTAGCGCAATTAAAACTTTCGAATTTTAACAATATAAAAACCTTTAAAATCAAATATAAAACATCAGAATCTGAATTTGACATCCATACCGTTCTTACGGCAAAGAAGAACGTGATTGCATAA
- a CDS encoding glycoside hydrolase family 30 protein, producing the protein MKKSLFSIAFLFNSVRNLQIHYVSLSVETNSKTSKGMEALITKKKQKNHITKITWLHAIAIALVVVSCKSETQKSAYDDYVSDVYQTSQAGDNLKLLSRDETTTSSSDVKKVTLELLPDEEFQKYYGFGASFTESSAWNLATIPVESRKQVLTKLFSPTEGAGFTLTRTHINSSDYSNNHYTYIEEGDEDLSTFSIHEDMKGFTGDENEQVRDVELVEPNYDLIPMILEASSISGADFKIIASPWSPPSWMKSGETSTMTNGSLLPEYYGLWAEYMSKYVTAYKEEGIELWGLTPQNEPLHAHDAQWDSNGFTPEQGRDFLRDHLGPQLVKDGHLNLDDLESGLRILIYDHNKSTMNDYVQKTYEDPEASKYAWGTGFHWYTNSELKDNNWYAEELAELQKNWPNKAMIHTESSIDIDANDPIGQYWRASTDYAGTFVPFETYANDIITDLNHGTQGYIEWCSILSHKGQPNPYDNFNSAPVLINPVTDEVIYTPLYYLLSHFSKFIRPNAHRIALKGDNVDGLIYTAAKNPDGSMAVVVYNNNEEAHEITIKLDTKTYTAQIAPRAMQTIHLKSK; encoded by the coding sequence ATGAAAAAATCACTATTTTCAATAGCCTTTTTATTTAATTCTGTAAGAAATTTACAGATTCATTATGTATCTTTATCAGTTGAAACTAATAGTAAAACCTCTAAAGGAATGGAAGCATTAATCACTAAAAAAAAACAAAAAAATCACATTACAAAAATCACATGGTTACACGCCATAGCTATAGCTTTGGTGGTTGTTAGCTGTAAATCTGAAACACAGAAAAGCGCTTACGACGATTATGTCTCTGATGTCTATCAGACGTCTCAAGCCGGTGACAACCTTAAATTATTATCGCGTGATGAGACGACGACATCTTCCTCTGATGTAAAGAAAGTGACTCTAGAATTACTTCCAGACGAAGAGTTCCAAAAGTATTACGGTTTTGGTGCTTCTTTTACTGAATCTTCAGCATGGAATTTGGCTACAATTCCTGTTGAATCTCGCAAACAAGTCTTAACTAAACTTTTTAGTCCGACAGAAGGTGCTGGTTTCACGCTAACAAGAACACATATTAATAGTAGCGATTATTCAAACAATCATTACACATATATTGAAGAAGGTGACGAAGATCTTTCAACCTTCAGCATTCATGAAGATATGAAAGGGTTTACAGGTGATGAAAACGAACAGGTTCGTGATGTTGAACTCGTTGAACCGAATTATGATCTTATTCCAATGATTTTGGAAGCCTCTAGTATTTCTGGTGCTGACTTTAAAATTATCGCTTCGCCTTGGAGTCCACCATCTTGGATGAAATCTGGAGAAACGTCTACAATGACTAATGGTAGTTTACTTCCAGAATATTATGGACTTTGGGCGGAATATATGTCAAAATATGTGACTGCATATAAAGAAGAGGGGATTGAACTTTGGGGTCTTACACCACAAAACGAACCACTTCACGCGCATGACGCACAATGGGATAGTAATGGCTTTACACCTGAACAAGGTCGTGATTTCTTAAGAGATCACTTAGGACCACAACTTGTTAAAGACGGCCATCTTAATCTTGATGATTTAGAATCTGGTTTACGTATTCTTATTTATGATCACAACAAGTCTACAATGAACGACTATGTTCAAAAAACGTATGAAGATCCTGAAGCATCTAAATATGCTTGGGGAACTGGTTTTCATTGGTACACCAATTCTGAACTAAAAGACAACAATTGGTATGCTGAAGAATTAGCCGAATTACAAAAGAACTGGCCAAACAAAGCAATGATCCATACAGAGTCGAGCATCGATATTGACGCAAATGATCCAATTGGTCAATATTGGAGAGCAAGTACAGATTACGCAGGTACCTTTGTGCCTTTTGAAACATATGCCAACGACATCATTACCGATTTAAATCACGGAACGCAAGGTTACATTGAGTGGTGCAGTATTCTAAGTCATAAAGGGCAACCAAATCCTTACGATAATTTTAATAGTGCGCCTGTACTTATCAATCCAGTTACGGACGAAGTGATTTACACACCGCTTTATTACTTATTAAGCCACTTTAGTAAATTTATCCGTCCGAATGCCCACCGAATTGCATTAAAAGGAGATAACGTTGACGGCCTAATTTATACTGCTGCTAAAAACCCTGATGGCTCAATGGCAGTTGTGGTGTACAACAATAATGAAGAAGCGCATGAAATAACAATCAAATTAGACACTAAAACTTATACCGCTCAGATTGCACCTAGAGCGATGCAAACCATTCATTTAAAAAGCAAATAG
- a CDS encoding DoxX family protein, which yields MKLNTLDNKTLAIHLFRISFGINYFFHGLVRMPNLDKFVTGMQNTFQDTLLPEVLVTPMAYTIPFAEMIIGILLLLNKYTRPTLLATFILMNILVIGSSFAQKWDLVGLQSTYIGFLFLLLYFMNDDKNTTKK from the coding sequence ATGAAATTAAACACTCTAGATAATAAAACCCTCGCTATACATTTATTCCGTATATCCTTTGGCATCAACTACTTTTTTCATGGACTGGTAAGAATGCCTAATTTAGACAAGTTTGTTACAGGCATGCAAAACACATTTCAGGATACCTTATTACCTGAAGTTCTCGTCACACCTATGGCTTATACCATTCCGTTTGCCGAAATGATTATTGGTATTCTATTACTTTTAAATAAATACACCAGACCTACATTATTAGCCACGTTTATACTCATGAATATATTGGTCATTGGAAGTTCTTTTGCACAAAAATGGGATCTTGTAGGATTACAATCAACCTATATTGGTTTTCTATTTTTACTACTCTACTTTATGAATGATGATAAAAACACAACTAAAAAATAA
- the gldI gene encoding gliding motility-associated peptidyl-prolyl isomerase GldI codes for MKNLLILTIVLLLCFSCKPPEARLPESVQSGSFLKASAERNKKLNELEHQQIQDIIESNPDKEYIASESGFWYFYQTKIESDTIKPQFGDEIHFTYDVSNIEGDEIYADTDKTYIMDKEELFTGLREGLKLLKPTETATFIFPSQKAYGYYGDESKVGTNVPLICEVTLNTITKKND; via the coding sequence ATGAAAAACCTACTCATACTTACCATTGTATTACTGCTGTGTTTCAGTTGTAAACCGCCAGAGGCACGACTACCAGAATCCGTACAATCTGGTTCATTCTTAAAAGCTTCTGCTGAGCGCAATAAAAAACTAAACGAACTAGAACACCAACAAATTCAAGATATTATAGAGAGTAATCCTGATAAAGAGTATATCGCTTCCGAAAGTGGTTTTTGGTATTTTTATCAAACTAAAATTGAAAGTGACACCATTAAACCACAATTTGGTGATGAAATACACTTTACCTATGATGTTTCTAATATTGAAGGTGATGAAATTTATGCCGACACTGATAAAACCTATATTATGGACAAAGAAGAATTGTTCACAGGTTTACGTGAAGGTTTGAAACTCTTAAAACCAACCGAAACAGCAACATTTATTTTTCCATCTCAAAAAGCCTATGGGTATTACGGAGATGAAAGTAAAGTAGGAACTAATGTTCCATTAATTTGTGAAGTAACTTTAAACACTATAACTAAAAAAAATGATTAA